From Nicotiana tabacum cultivar K326 chromosome 22, ASM71507v2, whole genome shotgun sequence, one genomic window encodes:
- the LOC107788482 gene encoding small ribosomal subunit protein mS80 (rPPR6) — protein MWRPAVLARKAFSRKFIANQSFNGFQNHIFILPQVLNNQTIAPLNSAESLFRYYSNWISSKSCSHEIKRFFSSNPSSDSESVGSEPIKNDKDTAFIDNLETVSSESNEGSTVFDEIKDNIAAEEISDFGENEVVEEELDLEKLECVLSLLQSSGNLDRSIESSLEEIGLSLNEEFVVRVLETPYVPGENLISFFKWGLKKPEFLVTKRVVELLVTAVCIEGRNVYALWDLVKEVREKEKGILNAEILNELIALLSRLGKGKAAFEIFNKFGELDCVPNADTYYFTIEALCRRSIYDWASTVCEKMLNADMLPGAEKVGKIVSFLCKGNKSKDAHLVYLLAKEKNINLPVSSIKLLISSLCRKDESVRFALEMLEDFPKEERKRAIKSFSYVIQGLCRAKDVTGEKQLRSYCSEDIEDAKNLLLKMIDAGPPPGNAVFNTVISALSKSGEMGEAKKLMNVMEGRGLKPDVYTYNVIMSGYTKGGEMDEARNVLDAAKKKHAKLSPVTYHTIIRGYCKLEQYEKAVELLGEMKEYRVQPNADEYNKLIQSLCLKALDWTTAEKLLEEMKENGLHLNAITKGLVRAVKELEHEEVGTNEVIAAA, from the coding sequence ATGTGGAGACCTGCAGTTCTGGCAAGGAAAGCATTTTCCAGAAAATTTATAGCAAATCAAAGTTTCAATGGCTTCCAAAATCACATCTTTATTCTTCCTCAGGTACTCAACAATCAAACTATAGCTCCACTAAATTCAGCTGAATCTCTATTTCGTTATTATTCTAATTGGATCTCTTCCAAATCTTGTTCACACGAAATAAAAAGGTTTTTTTCATCAAACCCATCTTCAGATTCCGAATCTGTAGGTTCTGAACCCATTAAAAATGATAAAGATACTGCCTTTATAGACAATCTTGAAACTGTTTCATCTGAGTCCAATGAAGGGTCCACTGTTTTTGATGAAATTAAGGATAATATAGCAGCTGAAGAAATTTCTGATTTTGGAGAAAATGAGGTTGTAGAGGAAGAATTAGACTTGGAAAAATTGGAGTGTGTGTTGTCTTTATTACAGAGTAGTGGTAATCTTGATAGATCTATTGAGTCTAGTCTTGAGGAAATTGGGTTGTCTTTGAATGAGGAGTTTGTTGTTAGAGTTCTTGAGACACCTTATGTTCCTGGTGAGAATTTGATATCTTTTTTCAAGTGGGGTTTGAAGAAACCCGAGTTTTTGGTAACGAAAAGGGTAGTTGAATTGTTGGTTACTGCAGTCTGTATTGAAGGTAGGAATGTTTATGCTCTGTGGGATTTGGTGAAGGAGGTCAGAGAAAAGGAGAAAGGGATCTTGAATGCTGAGATTCTTAATGAGTTGATTGCTTTATTGTCAAGATTGGGTAAAGGAAAGGCTGCATTTGAGATCTTTAATAAGTTTGGGGAATTGGATTGCGTGCCAAATGCTGATACGTACTATTTTACCATTGAAGCACTTTGTAGGCGTTCCATATATGATTGGGCTTCTACTGTTTGTGAGAAGATGCTAAATGCTGATATGTTGCCGGGTGCTGAGAAAGTAGGAAAAATTGTTTCTTTTTTGTGTAAAGGAAATAAGTCTAAGGATGCACATCTGGTTTACTTGTTGGCGAAGGAGAAGAATATTAATCTGCCTGTTTCTTCTATTAAGCTGTTGATCAGCTCGCTTTGTCGCAAAGATGAAAGCGTTAGATTTGCATTAGAGATGTTGGAGGATTTCCCTAAAGAGGAGCGTAAGCGTGCCATTAAGTCATTCTCATATGTCATTCAAGGGTTGTGCAGGGCAAAAGATGTAACAGGGGAAAAGCAATTGCGCTCTTATTGCAGTGAAGACATCGAAGACGCCAAAAACTTGCTCCTGAAAATGATAGATGCAGGTCCGCCACCTGGCAACGCAGTCTTCAATACAGTTATCAGCGCGCTCTCCAAGAGTGGAGAAATGGGAGAAGCTAAGAAACTGATGAATGTGATGGAGGGTAGAGGTTTGAAACCCGATGTGTACACTTACAATGTCATTATGAGCGGTTATACAAAGGGTGGTGAGATGGATGAAGCTCGTAATGTTTTGGATGCAGCCAAAAAGAAGCACGCCAAGTTAAGTCCTGTCACTTATCACACAATTATTCGGGGTTATTGCAAGCTTGAACAGTATGAGAAGGCTGTGGAACTATTGGGAGAGATGAAGGAGTACAGAGTTCAGCCTAATGCTGATGAATATAACAAACTTATCCAATCTCTTTGCCTTAAGGCTTTAGATTGGACTACAGCGGAGAAGCTGCTGGAGGAGATGAAGGAGAATGGGTTGCATCTAAATGCAATCACAAAGGGTCTCGTAAGAGCGGTTAAGGAGTTAGAACATGAAGAAGTAGGAACAAATGAAGTAATCGCTGCAGCATAG
- the LOC107788483 gene encoding oligoribonuclease-like → MSQLSNAFSWLNLSVPDSRDDAETRGETEMVNGGGKAKDKDDSSGEVTALKHENGVQRSPLLPGEYKFPLVWIDLEMTGLIIEVDRILEIACVIRDGNLTKSIEGPDLVIHQNKEYLDNMGEWCQSHHATSGLTQKVLKSTITEEEAEKQVAEFVKRNIRTYTPLLAGNSVYMDLLFLKKFMPNLASLFSHVLVDVSSVRALCLRWYPRDNRKAPQKKNKHRAMDDIKESIAELKYYKEHIFKASKSKK, encoded by the exons ATGAGTCAACTCTCAAATGCCTTCTCATGGCTGAATCTGAGCGTCCCAGATAGCCGGGATGATGCAGAAACTCGTGGGGAAACTGAGATGGTAAATGGAGGAG GAAAAGCCAAGGACAAAGATGATAGCTCAGGAGAGGTGACTGCGCTCAAACATGAAAATGGGGTTCAGAGGTCACCTTTGCTTCCAGGAGAGTACAAATTTCCGCTTGTATGGATTGACCTTGAGATGACTG GTTTGATTATTGAGGTTGATAGGATATTGGAGATTGCCTGTGTAATTAGAGATGGAAATTTGACCAAATCAATTGAG GGTCCTGATTTGGTTATACATCAAAACAAGGAGTATCTGGACAATATGGGAGAATGGTGTCAAAGCCATCATGCAACAAGTG GTTTGACTCAGAAGGTTCTCAAGAGTACCATCACTGAAGAAGAAGCCGAGAAGCAG GTAGCTGAATTTGTCAAGAGAAACATAAGGACGTATACACCACTACTTGCTGGAAATTCAGTCTATATGGATCTTCTGTTTTTGAAG AAGTTTATGCCAAATTTGGCAAGTTTGTTTTCACATGTACTTGTTGATGTCAGCAGCGTAAGGGCATTGTGTCTTCGTTGGTATCCACGAG ACAATAGAAAGGCACCTCAAAAGAAAAACAAGCACAGAGCTATGGATGACATTAAGGAGAGCATAGCAGAACTCAAATACTACAAGGAGCACATATTCAAAGCCTCCAAGTCTAAAAAGTGA